Proteins encoded by one window of Salvia splendens isolate huo1 chromosome 7, SspV2, whole genome shotgun sequence:
- the LOC121740760 gene encoding double-stranded RNA-binding protein 3-like yields MFKNQLQELAQRSCFNLPSYACVREGPDHAPRFKASVNFNGEVFESPSYSTTLRQAEHAAAEAALSSLSARGPSKSLTARVLDETGVYKNLLQETAHRAGLKLPIYTTVRSGPGHVPVFTSTVELAGISFSGEPAKTKKQAEKNAAIAAWFQLKQMPTLGLLSEQENAGGGKWNCSSNSGRVIRRRDYHHHHQPRMQRPIQRDNKLNITPCSFAFAQKRPILDQTHKHKSFLSLLPPPPLTASKILPPNLPDSKTPTPKATVKETLPTLEEFLRDDQDWINKISEAIRTDAGSSNSIYGGKIGGVYSQFGREDGRIRSIPPPLMKIPSTCHNPQIGSIPKFAPAVQIRSVIPVCAAPPVRVNSDQSPPIKEAAPSPSSSEELVVASALSKLKI; encoded by the exons atgtTCAAAAACCAGCTGCAAGAATTGGCTCAAAGAAGCTGCTTCAATCTCCCTTCATACGCCTGCGTAAGAGAAGGCCCCGATCACGCCCCCAGATTCAAAGCCTCCGTCAATTTCAACGGCGAAGTTTTCGAGAGCCCCTCTTACTCCACCACCCTCCGCCAGGCCGAGCACGCCGCCGCCGAGGCCGCCCTCAGCTCCCTCTCCGCCAGAGGCCCCTCCAAATCTCTCACCGCCAGAGTTCTC GATGAGACGGGAGTGTAcaaaaatctacttcaggaaaCTGCTCACCGAGCCGGATTGAAGCTGCCGATTTACACCACCGTCAGATCAGGCCCCGGCCACGTCCCCGTCTTCACCAGCACCGTCGAGCTCGCCGGAATCAGCTTCTCCGGCGAGCCTGCCAAGACTAAGAAACAAGCCGAGAAGAATGCTGCTATTGCTGCTTGGTTCCAATTGAAACAAA TGCCAACTTTGGGGCTTTTGTCGGAGCAAGAGAATGCAGGAGGCGGGAAATGGAATTGCAGTTCGAATTCTGGTAGAGTGATAAGGCGAAGAGATTATCACCATCATCATCAGCCGAGAATGCAGAGGCCTATTCAAAGAGACAACAAACTTAACATTACTCCTTGTAGCTTTGCCTTTGCCCAGAAACGGCCGATTTTAGACCAGACTCACAAGCACAAaagctttctctctcttctccctccgccgccgctgaCGGCTTCCAAAATCCTTCCCCCAAACTTGCCCGATTCCAAAACCCCCACTCCCAAAGCTACAGTCAAAGAAACGCTGCCGACGTTGGAGGAGTTTTTGAGAGACGATCAGGATTGGATTAACAAGATAAGCGAGGCCATAAGAACAGATGCCGGCAGCTCAAATTCGATTTATGGAGGGAAAATTGGAGGAGTCTACAGTCAATTTGGGAGAGAAGATGGCAGAATTAGGTCAATTCCGCCTCCGTTGATGAAAATTCCCTCAACTTGTCACAATCCCCAAATTGGATCAATCCCCAAATTCGCGCCGGCGGTGCAAATTAGGTCTGTGATTCCGGTGTGCGCAGCTCCACCGGTGAGGGTGAACTCCGACCAATCGCCGCCGATCAAAGAAGCAGCTCCATCGCCGTCGTCATCGGAGGAGTTAGTTGTAGCTTCCGCTTTGAGCAAGCTGAAAATATGA
- the LOC121740775 gene encoding patatin-like protein 2 — protein sequence MMGMLTAPDANNRPIYAAKDIAPFYVQHGPKIFPQSGLLGSMDVLVGPKYNGKYLQELIREILGQTRLHHTLTNVVVPSFDIKLMQPTIFSSYEVSRNLSLCCFYNLKDLVEIGECLLHSPFSRVNLQRGNSESVVGGGTNRDVLIKFAKMLSYEKKFP from the exons ATGATGGGCATGCTGACGGCTCCCGATGCTAACAATCGCCCTATTTATGCAGCTAAAGATATTGCTCCGTTTTATGTACAACATGGGCCTAAGATTTTCCCACAGAG TGGATTGCTTGGATCGATGGATGTATTAGTGGGCCCCAAATACAACGGCAAGTATTTGCAAGAGCTAATAAGGGAGATTTTAGGGCAGACTCGGTTGCATCACACGTTAACAAATGTTGTGGTCCCATCATTTGACATCAAGCTTATGCAGCCCACCATCTTCTCCTCGTACGAGGTCTCTCGCAATCTATCTCTTTGTTGTTTTTATAATCTGAAGGATTTGGTCGAAATCGGGGAATGCTTGTTGCACTCTCCTTTCTCAAGAGTGAATCTGCAGAGAGGAAATTCTGAGTCTGTTGTTGGTGGAGGCACAAATCGTGATGTTTTGATTAA GTTTGCAAAAATGCTCTCATATGAAAAGAAATTCCCATGA
- the LOC121740755 gene encoding uncharacterized protein LOC121740755 gives MTSKSTARRRRRRIPVPLLLILIAISTIFGLLTTDLRSIDPSPKLQIRNKASEIFVEEAFPANSTTEKVEGAEGGRKCATVEEMGDIFSRGYAEESLRVRTLIHHHFQTNGASRVRNLPPEQFCNHGFVIGKASEAGLGNELYKILTAAALSVMLNRSLIIGQTRDKYPFGDYISYSNVTFTLKEVKHLWRQNRCLTKFKKHLTMRIDDFQKPTRTDVLCSNWREWEQPIIWFQNTTDAVAAQFFLKNVHPEMREAASDLFGRPANLQYRANVFGEIMRILISPSIDVENAVSWALSGGSDPDIVLHMRMMMNRSVRAMQAAVDCLRKALLNLPILSKPKIVLVSDTPSMVKNIAITLEEFAEVVHFNYKKFEGNISGNSKSSIMNFRTKDWGPAPRWVAFVDFFLASRAKHTVISGAHRRVGTTYAQLIAALAAAYRLDESSSLNSSITFPSSFQSPLLSEGLKRQIGWGHVWNRFAGPLSCRGQPSQCALTPILPPAWFVQFAE, from the exons ATGACCTCAAAATCTAcggcgcgccgccgccgccgccgtatTCCCGTCCCTCTTCTCCTCATCCTGATCGCGATATCCACCATTTTTGGCCTGCTGACCACGGATCTCAGGTCGATTGATCCGTCGCCGAAGCTCCAGATCAGGAACAAGGCGTCGGAGATCTTCGTGGAGGAGGCGTTTCCAGCTAATTCGACGACGGAGAAGGTGGAAGGAGCTGAGGGCGGGAGGAAATGCGCGACGGTGGAAGAGATGGGAGATATCTTCAGCAGAGGCTATGCGGAGGAGAGTCTTAGAGTCAGAACATTGATTCATCATCACTTCCAAACTAACG GTGCCTCGAGGGTGCGAAATCTCCCTCCGGAGCAATTCTGCAACCACGGGTTTGTGATTGGGAAAGCATCGGAAGCTGGTTTGGGAAACGAGTTGTACAAGATACTGACTGCTGCTGCTTTGAGCGTGATGCTGAACCGGTCATTGATAATCGGCCAAACCAG GGATAAGTACCCTTTTGGCGATTACATCTCCTACTCCAACGTAACATTTACATTGAAAGAAGTGAAACATTTGTGGAGACAGAATCGTTGTCTGACAAAATTCAAAAAGCACTTAACGATGAGGATTGACGATTTCCAGAAGCCAACACGAACCGATGTTCTCTGTAGTAACTGGAGAGAATGGGAGCAACCTATCATATG GTTTCAGAACACGACGGATGCTGTGGCTGCCCAGTTTTTCTTGAAGAATGTACATCCCGAGATGAGGGAAGCTGCCTCGGATTTATTTGGAAGGCCGGCAAATCTTCAGTACCGAGCTAATGTGTTTGGGGAGATTATGAGGATCCTGATTTCTCCTTCGATAGATGTGGAAAATGCAGTAAGTTGGGCTCTTAGTGGCGGGAGCGATCCTGATATAGTACTCCACATGCGAATGATGATGAATAG ATCGGTTAGAGCAATGCAGGCGGCGGTGGATTGCCTAAGGAAAGCTCTCCTTAATCTTCCAATTTTATCGAAACCAAAAATTGTTTTGGTTTCTGATACCCCTTCCATGGTGAAAAATATTGCAATAACTTTAGAAGAATTTGCAGAG GTTGTACACTTCAATTATAAAAAGTTCGAAGGAAATATTTCAGGCAACTCAAAGTCGAGCATCATGAATTTCAGAACAAAGGACTGGGGTCCCGCACCTAGATGGGTGGCCTTTGTCGATTTCTTCCTGGCATCACGCGCTAAACACACCGTCATTTCTGGAGCTCACCGACGTGTTGGGACAACGTATGCTCAGCTGATTGCAGCACTTGCAGCTGCATACAGACTAG ATGAGAGCTCGTCTCTAAACTCGAGCATCACGTTCCCTAGCAGCTTCCAAAGTCCGTTGCTTTCGGAGGGTTTGAAGAGACAAATCGGGTGGGGGCACGTGTGGAACCGATTTGCTGGGCCCCTAAGCTGTCGTGGACAGCCTAGCCAATGCGCTCTAACACCTATTCTTCCACCGGCTTGGTTCGTACAGTTTGCTGAATAA